The genome window ATGGGCTTGAAAGATCTCTTTCGCAGGAAACCCGACCGGTTCCGGCAACTCCTCGCCGAACAGGCCGCCAAAACCCTGGAGGGTGTCCAACTCCTGGAGCAGTACGTGCGCGCCCCAAGCCCCGAAATTGTGGACGCCCTGAGGCGTGCCGAGAAAGAAGCCGACGAACTGCGCCGCATCCTGATAGACGAACTCAACCGCACCTTCGCCACGCCGTTTGACCGCGAGGACATCTTCGGCCTGTCGCGCGCCATTGACGACATCATTGACTACGCCCATACCTCCGTGGACGAGATGGCCTTGTTCAAGGTGGAGCCGAACGCAGACATCGTGGCCATCGTGAAACTCCTCGCCGATGCCGCCACAGAGATTCACCTGGCCGTCCTGCGCCTCAGCGACCATCCTGGCGTCGCCATTGAGCACGCCAAACGCGCCAAGTCCCTGGAAAACCGCGTGGAAGATCTCTACCGGCAGGCGCTTGTGCACCTGTTTGAGGGCGTGAAAACCATAGAGGACGTGAACCGCGTGCTCAAACTGCGGGAAATCCTGCGCCACCTGAGCAACAGCGCCGACCGTGGAGACGAGGCCGCCAACCTCATCAGCGACATCGTCGTAAAGGGGACATAGCCGGCTCCGAACCCCCTACGGCACGGGCGGCTCTACGATCGCCGCGCTCGGGTACGTGGCTGCATAGTCGTCAAAGCGGCAATCCGCCGCCGGCCCTGACTCCGAGAACAGAATGGCCGCGAGGCCCATGCTCCGCACCAGGAACGCATCCTTGTCCTGCCATGCGGGCGTGAATTCCACGGGCGTGTCGTTCACGAAGAAACGCACCAGACCGCCTTCCTTGTCCACTGTGAGGATATTTGCCGCATCGCCTCCGCGAACCGCGTCGCACCGCGTCCAGCCGCGAACCTCCAACCACTGCCGCGCCTGCGCGTCGTACCGCCACAGCGCCACCCACCCCCGCGGCGAGACCATGAAGGCGTGCGTTGCCGATCCGCCAAACACGACTCCGTAGGCCGGTTCGCCCCCGCCCGCGCGCCGGGCTTGCACGCGGATGCGAACCCAGTCAGACTGCATCTGCACCGGCGCCAGGCTTACGAAGACCAGGCCGCTTCGCCGCGCCAGAATCTGATACTCCCCGCCCACATACCCCATCGCGAATGCCGGATTGTCCGCAGACCTCGGCCAGCCGCTCATGGGATCGCTGAAGTCGTCAAAGAACGGCGTTGGCGTGCCGCCGACCGGGTAGCGATAGTTCCGCGCCACCCGCGGCAGGTAGCACTGCGGCGGCGCGACAGCCGTCCGCGTGGGCGTTGGGGGCGCGGTAGCCGTCGCCGTCCGCGTGGGCGTGGGGGTTGTCGTAGCCGTCGGTGTCAGTTCCCGCGGCGTCGGAGATGGCGTAGCCGTAGCCGAAGGCGTGGCCGTCGGCCCCTGTGGCGTCGGGGATGGCGTAATCGGTGTGGGCGTCGCGGTCAGGGTCGGCGTTGCGCTGGGTGTCCCCGTCGGCGTCCATGTGGGCGTCGCGGTCGCCGACGGTGCAGGGGTAGGCGCGGGAGGCGTGGGCGTGTGGGACGGCTCCGCGGCCGGCGTGGCCGTCGCCGTGCGCGTGGTCGTTGCCGTCGGCATCGGTGTATCCGTGGGGGTGGCCGTGGACGAGGGATTCGGCGTCGGCTCGGCGAACGGCCGCAGCTGCGAATAGGCGTTTTTCACGTTCAAGTATCCTGCCCCCTCCCACTGGGGCAGGCGATGGGTAACAGCGCCGTGCATCAGCGCATCCCTGACGATGTCCGGCATGTCGGGGCGACCCCTCAGCACCGGATAAGCCTCCAGGAGCAGCGCCGCCGCCCCCGCGACAACGGGGCTGGCCATGCTTGTCCCGCCCATGACGAAATAGTCCGCCGGGCCCGCGCCGTCCAAGACGCCATCGTTGTCCACAATTTGCGGGTCGTAACCACTGCCCAGGGGGTACACGCGGTCGCGCGCGGAAATCACGGCCGTGCCGGGCGCCGCAATGTCGGGCTTCCTGCGGCCATCCAACGTCGGCCCCCGCCCGCTGTACGAAGCCATGCCTTGCTCGGCGCCCGGCGAGGGGCTGAAAGCGTACGATTGCCCTTGATAGTTCGTCCAGGACGCCCGGCTGACATACCCGCCGACGGCCACGCACCCCGCCGCGTCCGCCGGCGTCTCCACGGTATAGTTGGGATCGGGCTGGGTGAACACAGCGGCGGCATTCTCGCTGTACACATGCAGGCGGCGGCCCACCACCACAGGCCCCATGCTGCGGATTCGCAGCAGATAGTCGCCTGCCGGAAGCGTCGGAGCGGAGATCAAAACCGACTCGGTGCCCGCCTCGCTCTCTCGGGGTTCCCGAATGACGTCCACCGCCACATCCATGTTGCCCGCGGCGAATAGCGTAACCGTGTATGCCTCGCTCCGCCCAACGCCATCGTTCCACACCAGTCGCAACAAAAGCGGGGCGTCGGCCCGAACCTGGAGACCCACTTCTTTTGTAGACGCCCCGCCTGCCCCCAGTTCCACTGACGCATGGCGGCCCTCGTCGCCTGCGTTCCCCGCCGCGCAAAACACCAGTCGCCCCTGACTTGCAGCCCAATCCACCGCCTGCGCCAGCGGAGAGGAACCGTCGTGATAGGCATCCCACCCGCCATAACTGACGTTGACGACTTCCGCGCCGGACTCCACGGCCTGGCGAATCGCCGCGACAAAGGCATCGTCCGTCGCGGGCGCGCCCTCTTCGTCCAGGCCGATCTTCAGGAAGATGAGGTCGGCGCCCGGCGCCATGCCCTGATAACGCTCTCCCGAGAGCACGCCGCGGCCCACCGCCGTGGCCGCCACATGGGTGCCATGCCCCGAATAGGGATTCCTCACGTCGTCGTCCATCGCGGGGAAGCGGGACACGTCCCTGGCCACAATCGGTGCGGGGATATCCGGATGGCCAACGTCCAGCCCCGCGTCCAGAATCGCCACCCGCACCCCGGCGCCCGTGTACCCCAGAGCCTGCGCCCAAGACGCCTGCGAGAAGTCCCTCGCCAAATCGTTGTTGGGGCGCAGAACCTGCTCGGCCGTCTCCAGGCGCACCACGTCGTCCAGCGAAGCCAGCGCCGTCACCTGCTGGACGGGTGCGTCGGCAACCACGAAGCCATACGGATGCGTTCCCACGGGGGGAATCCACGTC of Chloroflexota bacterium contains these proteins:
- a CDS encoding DUF47 family protein, whose translation is MGLKDLFRRKPDRFRQLLAEQAAKTLEGVQLLEQYVRAPSPEIVDALRRAEKEADELRRILIDELNRTFATPFDREDIFGLSRAIDDIIDYAHTSVDEMALFKVEPNADIVAIVKLLADAATEIHLAVLRLSDHPGVAIEHAKRAKSLENRVEDLYRQALVHLFEGVKTIEDVNRVLKLREILRHLSNSADRGDEAANLISDIVVKGT
- a CDS encoding S8 family serine peptidase, whose translation is MILWTAGRGIVTLAIVFALLPAGGHATEPTPAAKMSALLQYQLALKREFLANPDVGIAEALTATAGSRWNPQRQHLFVYLQGAPTSQWAQRAQALGVVLYGQTWIPPVGTHPYGFVVADAPVQQVTALASLDDVVRLETAEQVLRPNNDLARDFSQASWAQALGYTGAGVRVAILDAGLDVGHPDIPAPIVARDVSRFPAMDDDVRNPYSGHGTHVAATAVGRGVLSGERYQGMAPGADLIFLKIGLDEEGAPATDDAFVAAIRQAVESGAEVVNVSYGGWDAYHDGSSPLAQAVDWAASQGRLVFCAAGNAGDEGRHASVELGAGGASTKEVGLQVRADAPLLLRLVWNDGVGRSEAYTVTLFAAGNMDVAVDVIREPRESEAGTESVLISAPTLPAGDYLLRIRSMGPVVVGRRLHVYSENAAAVFTQPDPNYTVETPADAAGCVAVGGYVSRASWTNYQGQSYAFSPSPGAEQGMASYSGRGPTLDGRRKPDIAAPGTAVISARDRVYPLGSGYDPQIVDNDGVLDGAGPADYFVMGGTSMASPVVAGAAALLLEAYPVLRGRPDMPDIVRDALMHGAVTHRLPQWEGAGYLNVKNAYSQLRPFAEPTPNPSSTATPTDTPMPTATTTRTATATPAAEPSHTPTPPAPTPAPSATATPTWTPTGTPSATPTLTATPTPITPSPTPQGPTATPSATATPSPTPRELTPTATTTPTPTRTATATAPPTPTRTAVAPPQCYLPRVARNYRYPVGGTPTPFFDDFSDPMSGWPRSADNPAFAMGYVGGEYQILARRSGLVFVSLAPVQMQSDWVRIRVQARRAGGGEPAYGVVFGGSATHAFMVSPRGWVALWRYDAQARQWLEVRGWTRCDAVRGGDAANILTVDKEGGLVRFFVNDTPVEFTPAWQDKDAFLVRSMGLAAILFSESGPAADCRFDDYAATYPSAAIVEPPVP